A genomic window from Cucumis melo cultivar AY chromosome 8, USDA_Cmelo_AY_1.0, whole genome shotgun sequence includes:
- the LOC103499512 gene encoding short integuments 2, mitochondrial isoform X2 encodes MRGINGVMKKALGDMEFTAGGGAINWFPGHMAAAIRAIRHRLKLADMVIEVRDSRIPLSSANQDLQPHLSSKRRVIALNKKDLANSNIMNKWVDFFDSCNQDCIPINAHSKSSVRKEKRKRATVGPLPGVTQDIAGYKIAHQPSIYVLDTPGVLVPSIQDTETGLKLALAGSVKDEVVGEERIAQYLLAVLNSRRTPLHWRRHLNNRRMEGIQYEPEERHRFNLNDLQPKRRAPPNKSDAVYVEDLVTEVQCALYTTLSEFDGNVEDENGLESLIEVQFEALQKAMKVSHMAAEARLRVSKKLLTLFRAGKLGQFILDDVPITKIS; translated from the exons ATGAGAGGGATCAACGGAGTCATGAAGAAGGCTCTTGGAGACATGGAGTTCACCGCCGGCGGTGGAGCCATCAATTGGTTCCCCGGCCACATGGCTGCAGCCATACGTGCCATTCGCCATAGACTGAAGCTCGCGGACATGGTCATCGAGGTTAGGGATTCCCGAATTCCCTTGTCCTCGGCCAATCAAGACCTCCAGCCTCATCTCTCTTCCAAACGCCGCGTCATTGCCCTCAACAAGAAAGATTTGGCTAACTCTAATATCATGAAT AAATGGGTTGACTTTTTTGACTCATGCAATCAAGATTGCATACCAATTAACGCTCACAGTAAGAGTTCTGTTCGGAAG GAGAAAAGGAAGCGAGCTACTGTTGGTCCCTTGCCTGGGGTTACTCAAGATATAGCTGGCTACAAG ATTGCTCATCAACCTAGCATATACGTTCTAGACACTCCTGGTGTATTAGTTCCAAGTATCCAAGATACCGAGACAGGGCTGAAACTAGCACTTGCAG GATCTGTCAAGGATGAAGTGGTGGGTGAGGAGCGGATTGCTCAATATCTTCTGGCTGTTCTGAATTCTCGAAGGACTCCTTTGCATTGGAGGAGACATTTGAATAACAGAAGAATGGAAGGTATTCAATATGAACCAGAGGAAAGACACAGATTTAATCTTAATGACCTCCAGCCAAAGAGGAGGGCTCCTCCAAATAAGTCTGATGCGGTATATGTTGAG GATCTTGTAACTGAAGTTCAATGCGCTCTGTACACAACTCTATCGGAATTTGATGGTAACGTTGAAGACGAGAATGGTTTAGAAAGTCTTATAGAAGTGCAGTTTGAAGCATTGCAGAAAGCGATGAAGGTGTCACATATGGCAGCAGAAGCTCGTTTGAGAGTATCGAAGAAACTACTTACTCTATTCAGGGCAGGTAAGCTTGGTCAATTCATCCTTGATGATGTCCCTATCACAAAAATTTCTTAG
- the LOC103499512 gene encoding short integuments 2, mitochondrial isoform X1 codes for MRGINGVMKKALGDMEFTAGGGAINWFPGHMAAAIRAIRHRLKLADMVIEVRDSRIPLSSANQDLQPHLSSKRRVIALNKKDLANSNIMNKWVDFFDSCNQDCIPINAHSKSSVRKLLELVEFKLKEAISREPTLLVMVVGVPNVGKSALINSIHQIASERFPVQEKRKRATVGPLPGVTQDIAGYKIAHQPSIYVLDTPGVLVPSIQDTETGLKLALAGSVKDEVVGEERIAQYLLAVLNSRRTPLHWRRHLNNRRMEGIQYEPEERHRFNLNDLQPKRRAPPNKSDAVYVEDLVTEVQCALYTTLSEFDGNVEDENGLESLIEVQFEALQKAMKVSHMAAEARLRVSKKLLTLFRAGKLGQFILDDVPITKIS; via the exons ATGAGAGGGATCAACGGAGTCATGAAGAAGGCTCTTGGAGACATGGAGTTCACCGCCGGCGGTGGAGCCATCAATTGGTTCCCCGGCCACATGGCTGCAGCCATACGTGCCATTCGCCATAGACTGAAGCTCGCGGACATGGTCATCGAGGTTAGGGATTCCCGAATTCCCTTGTCCTCGGCCAATCAAGACCTCCAGCCTCATCTCTCTTCCAAACGCCGCGTCATTGCCCTCAACAAGAAAGATTTGGCTAACTCTAATATCATGAAT AAATGGGTTGACTTTTTTGACTCATGCAATCAAGATTGCATACCAATTAACGCTCACAGTAAGAGTTCTGTTCGGAAG CTTCTCGAGCTTGTGGAATTTAAACTAAAGGAAGCAATTTCAAGGGAACCTACTCTTCTTGTTATGGTCGTTGGTGTTCCGAATGTTGGGAAGTCAGCTTTAATTAATTCAATCCATCAAATTGCTTCTGAACGCTTTCCAG TGCAGGAGAAAAGGAAGCGAGCTACTGTTGGTCCCTTGCCTGGGGTTACTCAAGATATAGCTGGCTACAAG ATTGCTCATCAACCTAGCATATACGTTCTAGACACTCCTGGTGTATTAGTTCCAAGTATCCAAGATACCGAGACAGGGCTGAAACTAGCACTTGCAG GATCTGTCAAGGATGAAGTGGTGGGTGAGGAGCGGATTGCTCAATATCTTCTGGCTGTTCTGAATTCTCGAAGGACTCCTTTGCATTGGAGGAGACATTTGAATAACAGAAGAATGGAAGGTATTCAATATGAACCAGAGGAAAGACACAGATTTAATCTTAATGACCTCCAGCCAAAGAGGAGGGCTCCTCCAAATAAGTCTGATGCGGTATATGTTGAG GATCTTGTAACTGAAGTTCAATGCGCTCTGTACACAACTCTATCGGAATTTGATGGTAACGTTGAAGACGAGAATGGTTTAGAAAGTCTTATAGAAGTGCAGTTTGAAGCATTGCAGAAAGCGATGAAGGTGTCACATATGGCAGCAGAAGCTCGTTTGAGAGTATCGAAGAAACTACTTACTCTATTCAGGGCAGGTAAGCTTGGTCAATTCATCCTTGATGATGTCCCTATCACAAAAATTTCTTAG
- the LOC127143776 gene encoding adenylyl-sulfate kinase 1, chloroplastic-like, with product FAGKSTVACALSQSLYKIGKLAYILDGDNVRHDLNRDLGFKAEDRAENIRRVGEVAKLFANAGVICIASVISPYRRDRDARRAILSDGYFIEVFMDVPLEVCEARDAKGLYKLAWARKIKGHCNLLSSSLDLLDDLFKLL from the exons TTTGCAGGGAAGAGCACTGTGGCCTGTGCCTTGAGTCAAAGCTTATACAAAATAGGAAAGTTAGCTTATATCCTCGATGGGGACAATGTGAGGCATGACCTGAATCGCGACCTTGGTTTTAAAGCAGAAGATCGTGCTGAGAATATAAGGAGGGTCG GTGAGGTTGCAAAATTGTTTGCAAACGCTGGAGTTATTTGCATTGCTAGTGTGATATCTCCATATCGAAGGGATCGAGATGCCCGTCGTGCCATTTTGTCTGATGGATACTTTATTGAG GTGTTCATGGATGTTCCTCTTGAAGTTTGTGAAGCAAGAGATGCAAAAGGACTGTATAAGCTTGCATGGGCAAGGAAGATCAAAGGTCACTGCAACTTGTTATCATCTTCCTTAGATTTACTTGATGATCTCTTCAAACTTTTATAG